Proteins encoded by one window of Blastopirellula marina:
- a CDS encoding DUF1559 domain-containing protein: MKRRQAFTLVELLVVIAIIGILIALLLPAVQQAREAARRMQCTNNLKQLTLALHNYDSALRSFPPGGLGYPMVWSAQAQLLPYVEQGNLQELLDFKQPPLASFGGPTQNENAAQTTIEMLLCPSDKDQVPGSIYGGISYPANAGSGINNTGSASDDGSISNADGVIFSLSKISFRDLTDGTSNTVVFSEHLLGDGGTTAPTNNDYRFRVVELTTSTQTTESACTASGAPAWSGQRGAKWINGHLADTMYNHWYGPNSNNPDCHNGYHNFAITSARSQHPGGVQVAMADGSARFVAETVALNIWRAIATRGGGEVVSEF; encoded by the coding sequence ATGAAAAGACGACAAGCTTTTACGCTGGTCGAGCTTCTGGTGGTGATTGCCATCATCGGAATCTTGATCGCGCTATTACTTCCAGCCGTGCAGCAAGCCCGCGAGGCCGCTCGCCGGATGCAATGCACCAACAACCTGAAGCAGCTAACACTCGCCCTGCACAATTACGACTCGGCCCTACGAAGCTTTCCGCCTGGCGGCTTAGGCTATCCGATGGTCTGGTCTGCCCAGGCTCAGTTGCTTCCCTATGTCGAGCAAGGCAACCTGCAAGAGTTGCTCGACTTCAAACAGCCGCCGCTGGCTTCGTTTGGGGGACCAACCCAAAACGAAAACGCGGCTCAAACCACGATCGAGATGCTGCTTTGTCCGAGCGACAAAGATCAGGTACCAGGTTCGATCTATGGTGGCATCAGCTACCCAGCCAACGCTGGCAGCGGCATCAACAACACCGGCAGCGCCAGTGACGATGGTTCCATTTCCAACGCGGATGGGGTCATCTTCTCGCTGTCGAAGATCAGTTTCCGCGATCTCACCGACGGAACGAGCAATACGGTCGTCTTCAGCGAGCATCTGCTCGGCGACGGTGGCACAACGGCACCCACCAATAACGACTATCGCTTTCGCGTGGTGGAACTGACCACTTCCACGCAAACGACCGAGTCGGCTTGTACGGCAAGTGGTGCTCCGGCCTGGTCGGGTCAACGCGGTGCGAAGTGGATCAACGGCCACCTCGCCGACACGATGTACAACCACTGGTACGGCCCGAATTCCAACAATCCGGACTGCCACAACGGCTATCACAACTTCGCGATTACCAGTGCCCGCAGCCAACACCCTGGCGGCGTGCAAGTGGCGATGGCCGATGGTAGTGCCCGTTTCGTTGCGGAAACCGTCGCGCTCAATATCTGGCGCGCGATTGCTACCCGTGGCGGCGGCGAAGTGGTTTCTGAGTTCTAA
- a CDS encoding DUF1559 domain-containing protein, translating to MKRHAFTLVELLVVIAIIGILIALLLPAVQQAREAARRMTCTNHLKQLGLALHNYESTHQVLPRFGQRDADFSVQARVLPYIEQGNLYDLLDFSQVAFTGSWSEKIPNPNFASAFATPIPVYLCPSDPAPEITTLTTSGGPVTYGGLNYMVSIGSGTGTNYDFRWRTDGPFFEPSGCKFSALTDGLSNTALMNETVRSVGPDTTLAAGELPKAPYQMTLNGSSGVGTSMGTTRGMSGSGNPWSSYTDGSGMIANADVPSFWNQFTSWRGGESPALRGRGTTWAFSGAINSATNGYLGPNSRTPDVVTHFTGYFAARSFHPGGAEVLFGDGSVQFLPETIDLATNRAIYSGSGGEVIGDY from the coding sequence ATGAAACGACATGCTTTTACGCTGGTCGAGCTTCTGGTGGTGATTGCCATCATCGGAATCTTGATCGCGCTATTACTTCCAGCCGTGCAGCAAGCCCGCGAGGCCGCTCGCCGGATGACCTGTACCAACCACCTCAAGCAGTTGGGGTTGGCCCTGCACAACTACGAATCAACGCACCAGGTGCTGCCTCGGTTTGGTCAGCGCGACGCCGACTTCTCGGTTCAGGCACGCGTTCTACCGTACATCGAGCAAGGAAACCTGTACGATCTGCTCGACTTCTCTCAAGTTGCTTTCACCGGCAGTTGGAGCGAGAAGATCCCCAACCCGAATTTCGCCTCCGCGTTTGCTACGCCTATTCCGGTTTATCTTTGTCCTAGCGACCCAGCACCGGAGATCACCACGCTGACTACCAGTGGCGGCCCGGTCACGTACGGTGGGCTGAACTACATGGTAAGCATCGGCAGCGGCACCGGAACGAATTACGACTTCCGCTGGCGAACCGATGGTCCGTTCTTCGAGCCGAGCGGTTGCAAGTTCTCGGCACTGACCGACGGGCTAAGTAACACGGCGCTGATGAACGAAACGGTTCGCAGCGTTGGTCCTGATACGACCCTGGCGGCTGGCGAGTTGCCGAAGGCTCCGTATCAAATGACCCTCAACGGGTCGAGCGGGGTAGGAACGAGCATGGGCACCACCCGCGGCATGAGCGGCAGCGGCAACCCTTGGAGCAGCTACACCGACGGCAGCGGCATGATTGCCAATGCGGATGTTCCATCGTTCTGGAATCAGTTCACCAGTTGGCGAGGGGGCGAGAGCCCTGCTCTGCGCGGCCGCGGCACGACATGGGCTTTTAGCGGAGCGATCAACTCGGCAACCAACGGTTACCTGGGCCCCAACAGCCGCACGCCAGACGTGGTGACCCACTTCACCGGTTACTTCGCGGCCCGCAGCTTTCACCCAGGCGGCGCAGAAGTGCTGTTTGGCGATGGCTCGGTGCAGTTCCTGCCTGAGACGATCGACCTGGCCACCAACCGCGCAATCTACAGCGGTAGCGGCGGCGAAGTGATCGGCGATTATTAA
- a CDS encoding P-II family nitrogen regulator, protein MKQIIAIVKPYLAEKVLDTLSRAPLEALNVREVKGFGRQKNYLDEYSESEYSKTFLPKIEISMWLDDSRVEETVRKIVAVARSGRMGDGKIFVLPMTFAADMIDFAEYEARQKET, encoded by the coding sequence GTGAAGCAGATTATCGCCATCGTAAAGCCTTATTTGGCCGAGAAAGTGCTCGACACCCTCAGCCGTGCCCCGTTGGAAGCATTGAACGTCCGCGAGGTGAAGGGCTTCGGCAGGCAGAAGAACTATCTCGACGAGTACAGCGAGAGTGAATATTCCAAGACGTTTCTGCCCAAGATCGAAATCAGTATGTGGCTGGATGATTCGCGGGTCGAAGAAACAGTTCGCAAGATCGTCGCGGTCGCACGTAGCGGCCGTATGGGGGACGGAAAGATCTTCGTCCTGCCGATGACCTTCGCCGCGGATATGATCGACTTCGCCGAATATGAAGCCCGGCAGAAAGAAACCTAG